A stretch of DNA from Kazachstania africana CBS 2517 chromosome 3, complete genome:
TCTACATTGGCTACAGAATCACACCACCTAGACCATACATTATCTGCTGCAAATTGCCCTGATGTGAAAACCTCAGGATGTGTTATGCTCATACGGCCGATTGTAATGGCAATATTTTCCATGACAGAAATGTCTACATCTTGTAATGTCGTAGTGAAAAGGTCCAGTAGGATTCGTGACATATCGATGACATATTCGCTTAGATCAATTCTTTCACTGATTAAACCTAGGCACCAAATTGCATTTATCATCGATGAAACGCCGTCTGGATCATCATTGTGTATTATTTCAGTTCCGATAAATTTGAGGAATTGTTGCAAGTATCCACTTAGTACCTGTGGACTGTGAAATGTAACAATATCACCCAGTAATGCAAAGGTACTTTGTCTCACTTCATGTACAGGGTCCTGTAAACACTCAAGCATTATCCTTAAAATGGAATTATCGTTATTTGGGAACAGGAGAGCCTGTGATTGTGCTTCAAGACCTTGAACTAAACcatcaatcaaatcaattgaagTAATAGTAAAGTCCTTTTCTGGGACCATAATAGTTGGGTCTTGGTGTGCTTTTCTTTCCAATTCAACGCAGTGACATAATATCCTATAGGCTCTACTAAAGACATCTGGTGCCATAGgtagaaatttttctcctAAAGAAGATGCCACACATGATAAACATTCCAATAAGGGCCATAActctttatcattatcaggTAACGACGTCCATTTATTAATTAAATGAGGCAATATAACTTGCATACCGTTGTCGTCCAACAAAACTTTCTCTGCAAACCTACCAACTGCGTCATATAGaataattaaattttttttcttgtacAATTGGAAACATTTGTCGAAACTTGCTAATAGGTCGTTGTATAAAAGTGTTTCGATTAACTCAGGATCAcagttttcaataaaaactGCAGTACTACTTATTGCTGCCTCCTGAACGTCCTTCTTCTTATCGACTAATGTGTTCACAACTGGTTCCAGGACAGGAATCATAAATTCGGTATGATCTTTCAACACCCAAGGTGAAAATCTTGATAATGTCCAACAAACTATCTTTCTAATAGGTGCCCAAGGATCCTTTATTTGTTCAACGAGGAAAGGAATTAATGCTGGCAACTGATCgttaaaatatttcataCCACCCTCTGACATAGCACCTAAAGCCAAGATAGTTGCTTCCCTTACGTACCATTTTTCTGAGGTTAAATGCTCCCtcaaaaatggaaatgCAATCTCTATTACATCCCGAGGTAAAGCAGTAGTCAATGAATCTAATGTAGCTGCTGAACATTTTCTTAATGTCCATACTGAATCAATTTCTccatcatcttcatcttcatcatcttcatcgtctTCATTATTGGCACCAGTGGATGCATCTGCATTTGCAACATCCTTTCTTTTGACAATGCGTGGCGCCATTGGCTTGATATCTTCGTCCTTATCTTCTAGGTAAGCATCGTCTTCATTATGAGATTCTAGAACCATAATAGTGTCATTATCGTACACCATCTTAGCCAACAAAACAGGCACAAGTTGAGGAACATATGGTTGTAAAATATGCTTTGGAACAAGTGTATTATTAAcgaattcaaataaaaattcacAAGCTTCAATTGCGactttttcatcatctacCGTTCCAATGATATGCAAACAAAAGTTTACTATACCATCTAAATAATCAATCAGCTTATCAGGTCTTACTTGAAGCAATTGAGTGAAAGAAACACATATTTGAATTCGTACATCGTCATGATGATCATTTTCGGCCAAACCAAATAAAATTGCAAGGAATTCATCCAATTTTACGAcgaaaaattgattttgtaaTGCTATTATGAAATTCATGCACTTGAGAGATTCGCTTCTAATGATAGAATTTTCGTTGGAGGCTTTGATAAATCTCAAGAAACTTTCTATTAAAGTTTCAATTGGCTTGATTTGTTCTCCATTCATCCCAGTCCAATCAACTTGGAAAAATTGTCCGTTATCTTCCACGATTTTGCTGAGTGCCTTGATAGCGCCAACATTACCATTGGAGGCCAATTCCAGTAATTGAAGTAACATTTGATACCCGGTTGGATCATTTCTATGTTGCCTATAATGGGCGGAGAAAAGCGTTGTTATAACAATACCTGTAACATTTGCCACAAGGGCATTTGTGGAATTGTACAGGCCGTGGACAATATTGTTCTTGacatattcaatattgtGTTTCAATAAAGATTGTTGATTTAACAAcgtatttttcaaaagcatACCAGCACTTGCACGGTATGTACTTAACTCATTGGCCGAAAAGTTGGATGTTAGATTTTGATCAGTTTCTCCTTCAATTAGAATATAACACAAGTAGTTTAGAAATTCAGGTTGTaattcaaaagtttttagTGACTCCATTGAAGTCATTCTTTCGCTTTGGTTTGGAGAAATAGAGCTTTTGAGCAATCCCACCAGCTCCATAACTGACTGAGGATCTGCTGACCATGATTGAGTCGACATACTTGCTATATCTCCTTGACACTTGTACTCAAGACTATACCATAAAACTCGTTatccatattttttctattaGTTAGTGATGGCCTGcctgaaattttttattttatcacGCAGTACGGAGAGTTGGTTGTCATATTAACATATTAATGATTCATATTGGATGCAAAGTTATactataatatatatatatatatatgagGGTTGATGTAATATTAGTTTTCCATGACACTGTCGAgtcttttcattaaatcGTCCATCCTATCAAAAATAGGATTGTATAGATTTTCAATGGTTGGATGTCGTTCACTAGCAATATGGTTTGTAGaagcaagaagaaatggTTGCTTTGTAGAGTTGTTACTGTTAATGCTCGTAGTTGATGCGATGTGTTGTGATTCCATGTTGAACTCTTCCGAACACTCGCTAGAAGGTGATTGGACGGAATTATCATCGCTATGTGCGATGAAAATGTTGTTATTATCATTTACATCATCTCTTCCCTCCTTTGAAGGAATTTCTTCCTCCGGATTGTTAATAATGGTGTCGTCA
This window harbors:
- the KAP104 gene encoding Kap104p (similar to Saccharomyces cerevisiae KAP104 (YBR017C); ancestral locus Anc_3.181) — protein: MSTQSWSADPQSVMELVGLLKSSISPNQSERMTSMESLKTFELQPEFLNYLCYILIEGETDQNLTSNFSANELSTYRASAGMLLKNTLLNQQSLLKHNIEYVKNNIVHGLYNSTNALVANVTGIVITTLFSAHYRQHRNDPTGYQMLLQLLELASNGNVGAIKALSKIVEDNGQFFQVDWTGMNGEQIKPIETLIESFLRFIKASNENSIIRSESLKCMNFIIALQNQFFVVKLDEFLAILFGLAENDHHDDVRIQICVSFTQLLQVRPDKLIDYLDGIVNFCLHIIGTVDDEKVAIEACEFLFEFVNNTLVPKHILQPYVPQLVPVLLAKMVYDNDTIMVLESHNEDDAYLEDKDEDIKPMAPRIVKRKDVANADASTGANNEDDEDDEDEDDGEIDSVWTLRKCSAATLDSLTTALPRDVIEIAFPFLREHLTSEKWYVREATILALGAMSEGGMKYFNDQLPALIPFLVEQIKDPWAPIRKIVCWTLSRFSPWVLKDHTEFMIPVLEPVVNTLVDKKKDVQEAAISSTAVFIENCDPELIETLLYNDLLASFDKCFQLYKKKNLIILYDAVGRFAEKVLLDDNGMQVILPHLINKWTSLPDNDKELWPLLECLSCVASSLGEKFLPMAPDVFSRAYRILCHCVELERKAHQDPTIMVPEKDFTITSIDLIDGLVQGLEAQSQALLFPNNDNSILRIMLECLQDPVHEVRQSTFALLGDIVTFHSPQVLSGYLQQFLKFIGTEIIHNDDPDGVSSMINAIWCLGLISERIDLSEYVIDMSRILLDLFTTTLQDVDISVMENIAITIGRMSITHPEVFTSGQFAADNVWSRWCDSVANVESLEEKSSAYMGFLKILNLMGEQAQISSNTMVKIIDGLSNNVEAQAFAEEVLDFLMKHSAQIQSLNLSQTQIAFLQQFSN